Proteins encoded by one window of Enterobacter pseudoroggenkampii:
- the rluC gene encoding 23S rRNA pseudouridine(955/2504/2580) synthase RluC, whose protein sequence is MKTETPAVKMVAIAEDDAGQRIDNFLRTQLKGVPKSMIYRILRKGEVRVNKKRVKPEYKLEAGDEVRIPPVRVAEREEETVSPKLQKVAALSDVILYEDDHILVLNKPSGTAVHGGSGLSFGVIEGLRALRPEARFLELVHRLDRDTSGVLLVAKKRSALRSLHEQLREKGMQKDYLALVRGQWQSHVKVVQAPLLKNILQSGERIVRVSQEGKPSETRFKVEERYEFATLVRCSPVTGRTHQIRVHTQFAGHPIAFDDRYGDREFDKQLAGTGLSRLFLHAAALKFTHPNTGEVIRIEAPLDEQLKRCLKVLRG, encoded by the coding sequence ATGAAAACAGAGACTCCAGCCGTAAAAATGGTTGCCATCGCCGAAGATGACGCGGGGCAACGTATCGATAACTTTTTGCGCACCCAGTTGAAAGGTGTGCCAAAGAGTATGATTTATCGCATCCTGCGTAAGGGCGAGGTGCGGGTTAACAAAAAACGCGTGAAGCCCGAGTACAAACTCGAAGCCGGTGACGAAGTGCGTATTCCGCCGGTGCGCGTGGCAGAGCGTGAAGAAGAGACCGTTTCACCAAAGCTGCAGAAAGTGGCTGCCCTGAGCGATGTCATCCTTTACGAAGATGACCACATTCTGGTGCTCAATAAACCGTCAGGAACGGCAGTCCATGGCGGTAGCGGTCTGAGCTTCGGCGTGATTGAAGGGCTGCGTGCCCTGCGCCCGGAAGCGCGCTTCCTTGAGCTGGTACACCGTCTTGACCGTGACACTTCAGGCGTACTGCTGGTGGCGAAAAAGCGTTCCGCGCTGCGTTCGCTGCATGAACAGCTGCGTGAAAAAGGGATGCAGAAAGACTACCTGGCGCTGGTTCGCGGCCAGTGGCAGTCCCATGTAAAAGTGGTGCAGGCGCCGCTGCTGAAGAACATTCTGCAAAGCGGTGAACGTATTGTCCGCGTGAGCCAGGAAGGGAAACCGTCTGAGACGCGCTTTAAGGTTGAAGAGCGCTATGAGTTTGCCACGCTGGTGCGCTGCAGTCCGGTGACCGGTCGTACCCACCAGATCCGCGTGCATACGCAGTTTGCAGGGCACCCCATCGCCTTTGATGACCGCTATGGCGACCGCGAATTTGATAAGCAGCTGGCGGGAACGGGACTGTCGCGTCTGTTCCTGCATGCGGCAGCGCTGAAGTTTACCCATCCGAATACCGGTGAAGTCATCCGTATTGAAGCGCCGCTGGATGAGCAGTTGAAACGCTGTCTTAAGGTTCTGCGCGGCTGA
- the yceD gene encoding 23S rRNA accumulation protein YceD, which produces MQKVKLPLTLDPVRTAQKRLDYEGIYTSDQAERIAESVVSVDSDVECSMSFAIDNQRLAVLTGDAKVTVTLECQRCGKPFVQHVHTTYCFSPVRSDEQAEALPEAYEPIEVNEFGEIDLLALVEDEIILTLPVVPVHDSEHCEVSEADMVFGELPDEAQKPNPFAVLASLKRK; this is translated from the coding sequence ATGCAAAAGGTAAAATTACCCCTGACTCTTGATCCGGTTCGTACGGCTCAAAAACGCCTCGATTACGAAGGTATCTATACTTCCGATCAGGCTGAGCGTATTGCCGAATCCGTAGTCAGTGTGGACAGTGATGTAGAATGCTCCATGTCGTTCGCTATCGACAACCAGCGTCTCGCCGTTTTAACCGGTGATGCAAAGGTGACGGTAACGCTCGAGTGTCAGCGTTGCGGGAAACCGTTTGTACAGCATGTTCACACAACGTATTGTTTCAGTCCGGTTCGTTCTGACGAACAGGCTGAAGCACTCCCGGAAGCGTATGAGCCGATTGAGGTTAACGAATTCGGTGAAATCGATCTTCTGGCTCTGGTTGAAGATGAAATCATCCTCACCTTGCCAGTGGTTCCGGTGCATGATTCTGAACACTGTGAAGTGTCCGAGGCGGACATGGTCTTTGGGGAACTGCCTGATGAAGCGCAAAAACCAAACCCATTTGCCGTATTAGCCAGCTTAAAGCGTAAGTAA
- the flgL gene encoding flagellar hook-associated protein FlgL — translation MRISTQMMYEQNMRGITDSQSRWLSYGEQMSTGKRVNRPSDDPIAASQAIVLSQSQSQNSQFALARTFATQKVSLEDNVLTQVNTAISSVREKLVYASNGTLSDDDRLSLATDIQGIRDQLMNLANTTDGNGRFIFAGYKTESAPFDAVTGDYNGGAEAISQQVDTARNMTISHTGQQIFESITSNAEQLPGGGYGQTNMFKILDSAIASLKTPIENDPAAATAQNQVIANAQIGIKNAQNNVLTVVADVGTKMNELEKLDTLGDDRALGQTKQMSDLVDVDWNEAISSYTMQQAALQASYKAFSDMQGMSLFQLNK, via the coding sequence ATGCGTATTAGCACCCAGATGATGTATGAGCAGAACATGCGCGGGATCACTGATTCCCAGAGCAGATGGCTGAGCTACGGTGAGCAAATGTCCACCGGTAAGCGCGTTAACCGTCCTTCGGACGATCCTATCGCCGCGTCGCAGGCCATCGTTCTGTCGCAATCTCAGTCGCAAAACAGCCAGTTCGCGCTTGCGCGTACCTTTGCAACGCAGAAGGTCTCGCTGGAAGATAACGTGTTAACCCAGGTGAACACCGCAATCTCAAGCGTGCGCGAGAAGTTAGTTTACGCGTCCAACGGCACATTAAGCGATGACGACCGTCTTTCTCTGGCGACCGATATCCAGGGGATCCGCGATCAGCTGATGAACCTGGCCAACACGACGGATGGCAATGGTCGCTTTATCTTCGCGGGATACAAAACCGAGAGCGCACCGTTTGATGCCGTGACCGGGGATTATAACGGCGGCGCAGAGGCCATCTCGCAGCAGGTTGATACGGCGCGAAATATGACCATTAGCCATACCGGACAGCAAATTTTCGAAAGCATTACCAGTAATGCGGAACAGCTGCCGGGCGGTGGATATGGCCAGACCAACATGTTCAAAATCCTGGATTCTGCCATTGCGTCCCTGAAGACACCGATTGAGAACGATCCGGCTGCCGCAACGGCGCAAAACCAGGTGATTGCCAATGCGCAGATCGGCATCAAAAACGCCCAGAACAACGTCCTGACGGTCGTTGCGGATGTGGGAACCAAGATGAACGAACTGGAAAAACTCGATACGCTGGGAGATGACCGTGCCCTGGGTCAGACTAAGCAGATGAGTGATCTGGTAGATGTCGACTGGAACGAAGCGATTTCCTCTTACACCATGCAGCAGGCGGCCTTGCAGGCGTCTTATAAAGCGTTTAGCGATATGCAGGGCATGTCTCTGTTCCAGCTGAACAAATAA
- a CDS encoding MFS transporter produces the protein MNTTTTPHAVSRWVIFMLALGAGFSVASIYYAQPLLPLMGADLHLSIEGMGLVPTLTQAGYALGILFLLPLGDRHDRRTLILIKSAALALFLLGCSLTGQIHSLLLASLLIGMAATMAQDIVPAAAILAPEGKQGKTVGTVMTGLLMGILLSRTVSGVVGEAFGWRVMYQLAAASIAFIGVMMWFVLPRFAIHSTLSYPALMRSMEHLWRRYPALRRAALAQGFLSIAFSAFWSTLAVMLLERYHLGSAVAGGFGIAGAAGALAAPLAGGLADKLGAGKVTQLGAVLVTVSFALMFLMPALSVHGQLMLIAVSAVGFDLGLQSSLVAHQNLVYSLEPQARGRLNALLFTVVFIGMALGSALGSNIYSLAGWTGVVALATVCGIIALVIRLIESARVASVPAEAA, from the coding sequence ATGAACACAACAACGACTCCCCATGCTGTAAGCCGCTGGGTGATTTTTATGCTGGCTCTGGGGGCCGGTTTCAGCGTGGCATCAATCTATTACGCGCAGCCCCTGCTGCCGCTGATGGGTGCCGATCTGCATCTGAGCATTGAAGGTATGGGTCTGGTACCAACGTTAACTCAGGCAGGCTATGCGCTCGGTATCCTGTTCCTGCTTCCCCTGGGCGATCGCCACGACCGCAGGACGTTAATTCTGATTAAAAGCGCAGCGCTGGCGCTGTTTCTTCTCGGCTGTAGCCTGACCGGGCAGATCCATTCTCTGCTGCTGGCAAGCCTGCTCATCGGCATGGCCGCCACCATGGCACAGGATATCGTCCCTGCTGCGGCGATTCTTGCGCCAGAAGGTAAACAGGGGAAAACCGTGGGCACGGTAATGACCGGGCTGCTGATGGGTATCTTATTATCAAGAACCGTGAGCGGCGTAGTGGGCGAAGCGTTTGGCTGGCGCGTCATGTACCAGCTGGCGGCGGCGAGCATTGCCTTCATCGGGGTGATGATGTGGTTTGTGCTTCCCCGTTTTGCCATTCACTCCACGCTGAGCTACCCCGCGCTGATGCGCTCAATGGAACATCTGTGGCGTCGTTATCCGGCGCTGCGCCGCGCGGCGCTGGCTCAGGGTTTTCTGTCGATTGCCTTCAGCGCCTTCTGGTCAACGCTCGCGGTCATGCTGCTGGAACGCTATCACCTTGGCAGTGCCGTTGCGGGTGGGTTTGGTATTGCGGGTGCGGCCGGTGCGTTAGCTGCCCCGCTGGCGGGGGGTCTGGCGGACAAACTGGGCGCAGGAAAAGTCACGCAGCTTGGTGCAGTTCTTGTGACCGTCTCATTCGCCCTGATGTTCCTGATGCCCGCGCTGAGCGTTCATGGACAGCTGATGCTGATCGCCGTCTCTGCCGTCGGGTTCGACCTGGGTCTGCAGTCCAGCCTGGTCGCTCACCAGAACCTGGTCTACAGCCTTGAACCGCAGGCGCGCGGTCGTCTTAATGCCCTGCTCTTTACGGTGGTCTTTATCGGGATGGCGCTGGGCTCCGCGTTAGGCAGCAATATCTACTCGCTGGCTGGCTGGACGGGCGTGGTCGCGCTGGCCACCGTCTGTGGCATCATTGCGCTGGTCATCCGTCTGATAGAAAGCGCGCGTGTCGCCTCCGTACCGGCGGAAGCCGCATAA
- a CDS encoding Maf family protein has protein sequence MPNLVLASTSPYRRMLLEKLGIPFECAAPEVDETPQPGESPRHLVTRLAKEKAQSQAAHYPSHLIIGSDQVCVLDGEITGKPHTEENACQQLLRARGTIVTFYTGLALYNSATGHLQTECEPFDVHFRHLSEQEIVDYVRRERPLNCAGSFKSEGLGIALFDKLDGRDPNTLVGLPLIALCQMLRREECNPLTM, from the coding sequence ATGCCAAATCTCGTCCTTGCTTCCACGTCTCCCTACCGCCGAATGCTGCTGGAAAAGCTCGGGATCCCGTTTGAATGCGCCGCGCCAGAGGTGGATGAGACGCCACAGCCGGGCGAGTCACCGCGCCATCTGGTGACGCGTCTTGCTAAAGAGAAAGCGCAGTCGCAGGCCGCACACTATCCTTCGCATTTGATTATAGGCTCCGATCAGGTTTGCGTGCTGGACGGCGAAATCACCGGCAAGCCCCATACGGAGGAGAACGCCTGCCAGCAGCTTCTGCGCGCGCGAGGCACTATCGTGACCTTTTATACGGGCCTGGCGCTCTATAACTCCGCCACCGGTCATCTGCAAACGGAGTGTGAACCGTTCGACGTACACTTCCGCCATCTCAGCGAGCAAGAGATTGTGGATTATGTGCGTCGGGAACGTCCGCTGAACTGTGCGGGGAGCTTTAAAAGTGAAGGATTGGGGATTGCGCTGTTCGACAAGCTGGACGGTCGCGATCCCAACACGCTGGTGGGGTTACCGCTGATTGCCTTGTGTCAGATGTTAAGACGAGAAGAGTGTAATCCGCTGACCATGTGA
- a CDS encoding LysR family transcriptional regulator gives MKRAERIDRVELMRTFVRIVEAGSLSAAARQLATTQATVSRRLQSLETMLGVRLILRTTHTTRLTDDGERCYQHARRVIDSWLALEDEVGQTEDEPVGVLRVRAPHAFGQDQLLKPVTEFLQRYPQLSIEWMLNDRSADFLGDNLDCAIRVGVEVDPATVSVLLAEVPRSVVASPALLARFPAVTTPEDLQQFPWIAISSFYQRHVELFHDASPATARIAITPRLSTDSLYVARNTVLTGLGVAVVSSWTVQNDIREGRLVHLLPEWQPAALPVHLVYPWSRYYPARLRRFLELMRQVMPEVSGMRRPVQQP, from the coding sequence ATGAAAAGAGCTGAGCGTATAGACAGGGTGGAGCTAATGCGGACGTTTGTCCGGATAGTGGAGGCGGGTTCCCTCTCTGCGGCGGCACGGCAGCTGGCCACCACCCAGGCCACGGTGAGCAGACGGCTACAGTCGCTGGAGACCATGCTGGGCGTGCGCCTGATATTGCGCACCACCCACACGACGCGGCTGACGGATGATGGCGAACGCTGCTACCAGCACGCTCGTCGGGTGATTGACAGCTGGCTGGCGCTGGAAGATGAGGTGGGGCAGACGGAAGATGAGCCCGTAGGCGTGCTGCGGGTGCGGGCACCCCACGCGTTTGGTCAGGATCAGCTTCTGAAACCCGTAACCGAATTTTTGCAACGTTATCCGCAGCTTTCGATTGAGTGGATGCTCAACGATCGGTCGGCGGACTTCCTCGGCGACAACCTTGACTGCGCTATTCGGGTGGGCGTGGAGGTCGATCCGGCGACCGTATCCGTGCTGCTGGCGGAAGTGCCGCGCTCGGTAGTCGCTTCTCCGGCACTGCTGGCCCGTTTTCCAGCGGTTACCACGCCGGAGGATTTGCAGCAGTTTCCCTGGATAGCGATCAGCTCTTTCTACCAGCGCCACGTGGAGCTTTTTCACGATGCCTCGCCCGCCACCGCGCGGATTGCTATTACGCCACGCCTCAGCACCGACAGCCTGTATGTCGCACGCAATACGGTGCTCACCGGTCTCGGTGTGGCGGTGGTATCCAGCTGGACGGTACAGAATGATATTCGGGAAGGGCGGCTGGTGCATTTGCTGCCGGAGTGGCAGCCAGCGGCGCTGCCGGTGCATCTGGTTTACCCCTGGTCCCGTTATTATCCGGCACGCTTGCGGCGTTTTCTGGAGCTGATGCGGCAGGTCATGCCGGAGGTCTCCGGGATGAGAAGGCCCGTGCAGCAGCCATAA
- the rpmF gene encoding 50S ribosomal protein L32 → MAVQQNKPTRSKRGMRRSHDALTAVTSLSVDKTSGEKHLRHHITADGFYRGRKVITK, encoded by the coding sequence ATGGCCGTACAACAGAATAAACCAACCCGTTCCAAACGTGGCATGCGTCGTTCCCATGACGCGCTGACTGCAGTTACCAGCCTGTCTGTAGACAAGACTTCTGGTGAGAAACACCTGCGTCACCACATCACCGCTGACGGTTTCTACCGCGGCCGCAAGGTTATCACTAAGTAA
- the rne gene encoding ribonuclease E: MKRMLINATQQEELRVALVDGQRLYDLDIESPGHEQKKANIYKGKITRIEPSLEAAFVDYGAERHGFLPLKEIAREYFPANYNAHGRPNIKDVLREGQEVIVQIDKEERGNKGAALTTFISLAGSYLVLMPNNPRAGGISRRIEGDDRTELKEALASLELPDGMGLIVRTAGVGKSAEALQWDLSFRLKHWEAIQKAAESRPAPFLIHQESNVIVRAFRDYLRQDIGEILIDNPKVLELARQHIAALGRPDFTSKIKLYTGEIPLFSHYQIESQIESAFQREVRLPSGGSIVIDTTEALTAIDINSARATRGGDIEETAFNTNLEAADEIARQLRLRDLGGLIVIDFIDMTPVRHQRAVENRLREAVRQDRARIQISHISRFGLLEMSRQRLSPSLGESSHHVCPRCSGTGTVRDNESLSLSILRLIEEEALKENTKEVHAIVPVPIASYLLNEKRAAVSAIEARQGGVRCIIVPNDQMETPHYHVLRVRKGEETSTLSYLLPKLHEEEMALPSDEEPAERKLPEQPALATFIMPEAPPEAALEKPAAKTEAQKPAAAAKAQPAQPGLLSRFFGALKKMFAEEEAQPEQPKEEPKAAKPERQQDRRKRQNNRRDRNDRSDRNDRSERRDNRDNRSENNEGREQREDNRRNRREKQQQNVEDREIRQQAGDESEKSKQRDDQQPRRERNRRRNDEKRQAQQEVKNLNREEPVEQQDGEQEERTQVMPRRKQRQLAQKVRFASEAIEESAVVAVETRENATGTQLAKVDLPAVVENNVEQDENGENRDNAGMPRRSRRSPRHLRVSGQRRRRYRDERYPTQSPMPLTIACASPEMASGKVWIRYPVARPEQVVEEQPVTEEVIAPAAAVEDVVTEAATVVEPQVVETEAPQAVEVETTHPEVIAAPVDAAPQLIAEEDVVVAEEVAEEAEPVAAVEDTAEAIVETTTEEVVQDVEIEVEPVVEEPKAAEVKPEPVVSAPAAAHVATAPMTRAPAPDYVPEAPRHSDWVRPAFSFDGKGAAGGHSATHQATAPATRPQSVE, from the coding sequence ATGAAAAGAATGTTAATCAACGCAACTCAGCAAGAAGAGTTGCGTGTCGCCCTTGTGGATGGGCAGCGCCTGTACGATCTGGATATCGAAAGTCCTGGACACGAACAGAAAAAAGCGAACATTTACAAAGGTAAAATCACCCGCATTGAACCAAGCCTTGAAGCTGCATTTGTCGATTACGGTGCTGAGCGTCATGGTTTCCTCCCTCTGAAAGAAATCGCCCGCGAATATTTCCCTGCAAACTACAACGCCCATGGCCGACCAAACATCAAAGATGTTCTGCGTGAAGGTCAGGAAGTTATCGTTCAGATTGATAAAGAAGAGCGTGGCAACAAAGGTGCCGCACTGACCACCTTTATCAGCCTGGCAGGGAGCTATCTGGTGCTGATGCCTAACAACCCGCGTGCGGGTGGCATCTCTCGCCGTATCGAAGGTGATGACCGTACCGAGCTGAAAGAAGCGCTGGCAAGCCTCGAACTGCCTGATGGCATGGGTCTTATCGTGCGTACCGCAGGCGTGGGCAAATCAGCCGAAGCGCTGCAATGGGACCTGAGCTTCCGTCTGAAGCACTGGGAAGCCATCCAGAAAGCAGCGGAAAGCCGCCCTGCTCCGTTCCTGATCCACCAGGAAAGCAACGTGATCGTGCGTGCCTTCCGTGACTATCTGCGTCAGGACATCGGTGAGATTCTGATCGATAACCCGAAAGTGCTTGAGCTGGCGCGCCAGCACATCGCCGCGCTGGGTCGTCCGGATTTCACCAGCAAAATTAAACTGTACACCGGTGAAATCCCGCTGTTCAGCCACTATCAGATCGAATCCCAGATTGAATCCGCCTTCCAGCGTGAAGTGCGTCTGCCGTCCGGCGGTTCTATCGTTATCGATACCACTGAAGCGCTGACCGCTATCGACATCAACTCCGCGCGTGCAACTCGCGGCGGCGATATCGAAGAGACCGCCTTCAACACCAACCTCGAAGCCGCTGATGAAATCGCCCGCCAGCTCCGCCTGCGCGACCTGGGTGGTCTGATTGTTATCGACTTCATCGACATGACCCCTGTTCGCCACCAGCGTGCGGTAGAAAACCGTCTGCGCGAAGCGGTGCGTCAGGACAGGGCGCGTATCCAGATTAGCCATATCTCACGCTTTGGCCTGCTGGAGATGTCCCGTCAGCGCCTGAGCCCGTCGCTGGGTGAGTCCAGCCATCACGTTTGCCCGCGCTGCTCCGGCACCGGTACCGTGCGTGATAACGAATCGCTATCCCTCTCTATTCTGCGTCTGATTGAAGAAGAAGCGCTGAAAGAGAATACCAAAGAGGTGCACGCGATTGTTCCTGTGCCAATTGCCTCCTACCTGCTGAACGAAAAACGTGCTGCGGTAAGTGCTATTGAAGCGCGTCAGGGCGGCGTTCGCTGCATCATCGTGCCAAACGACCAGATGGAAACTCCGCACTATCACGTGCTGCGTGTCCGTAAAGGTGAAGAGACGTCCACGCTCAGCTACCTGCTGCCGAAGCTGCACGAAGAAGAGATGGCCCTGCCTTCCGATGAAGAGCCAGCCGAGCGCAAACTGCCTGAGCAGCCTGCGTTAGCGACCTTTATCATGCCAGAAGCCCCACCGGAAGCGGCACTGGAAAAACCTGCGGCTAAAACTGAAGCGCAGAAACCAGCAGCAGCAGCGAAAGCCCAGCCGGCGCAGCCGGGTCTGCTGAGCCGCTTCTTTGGCGCACTGAAGAAGATGTTTGCTGAAGAAGAAGCTCAGCCAGAACAGCCGAAGGAAGAGCCAAAAGCGGCCAAGCCTGAACGCCAGCAGGACCGCCGTAAGCGTCAGAACAACCGCCGCGATCGTAACGACCGTAGCGATCGTAATGACCGCAGCGAGCGTCGTGACAACCGCGACAACCGTTCTGAAAATAACGAAGGTCGTGAGCAACGCGAAGACAACCGTCGCAACCGTCGCGAGAAACAGCAGCAGAATGTTGAAGATCGTGAAATTCGCCAGCAGGCGGGCGATGAGTCTGAGAAGAGCAAACAGCGTGACGACCAGCAGCCGCGCCGTGAACGCAACCGTCGTCGTAACGACGAGAAGCGTCAGGCACAGCAGGAAGTCAAAAACCTGAACCGCGAAGAGCCTGTTGAACAGCAGGACGGCGAGCAGGAAGAACGTACTCAGGTTATGCCGCGCCGTAAGCAGCGCCAGCTTGCTCAGAAAGTCCGCTTCGCCTCCGAAGCAATCGAAGAGTCAGCCGTTGTCGCAGTTGAAACCCGCGAGAACGCAACCGGCACGCAGCTGGCGAAAGTTGATCTGCCAGCGGTCGTTGAAAACAACGTTGAGCAGGATGAAAACGGTGAAAACCGTGATAACGCCGGAATGCCGCGCCGTTCACGCCGTTCCCCACGTCATCTGCGCGTCAGCGGCCAGCGCCGTCGTCGCTATCGTGACGAGCGTTACCCAACTCAGTCGCCAATGCCGCTGACCATTGCCTGTGCTTCGCCAGAAATGGCTTCCGGCAAAGTCTGGATCCGCTACCCTGTTGCTCGCCCGGAGCAGGTTGTTGAAGAGCAGCCTGTAACCGAAGAGGTGATTGCACCTGCGGCAGCGGTAGAAGACGTTGTGACTGAAGCGGCAACCGTGGTTGAACCTCAGGTTGTTGAAACGGAAGCACCTCAGGCAGTTGAAGTCGAAACCACTCATCCGGAAGTAATTGCCGCGCCGGTTGATGCCGCACCGCAGCTTATTGCTGAAGAAGATGTCGTGGTGGCTGAGGAAGTTGCTGAAGAAGCTGAACCTGTAGCCGCAGTGGAAGACACCGCTGAAGCTATCGTTGAAACTACCACTGAAGAAGTCGTTCAGGACGTTGAGATTGAGGTTGAACCGGTTGTTGAAGAACCGAAAGCGGCTGAAGTGAAACCTGAACCGGTTGTCTCTGCGCCAGCCGCTGCCCACGTGGCGACAGCACCGATGACCCGCGCTCCGGCGCCGGATTACGTGCCAGAAGCCCCGCGCCACAGTGACTGGGTTCGTCCGGCGTTCAGCTTTGATGGTAAAGGCGCTGCTGGCGGCCACAGTGCAACGCATCAGGCGACTGCACCGGCAACGCGTCCGCAGTCTGTCGAATAA